Part of the Candidatus Brocadiaceae bacterium genome, GCGGGCGAGCCGAGCAACGCCGGCCTGAGCGACTTCGGCCGGGCCGTCGTCGCGGAGATGAACCGCGTCGGCGTCATCGTCGACGTCGCGCATTCCGGCTGGCAGACGGCCCTGGAGGCCGCCCGAGCCAGCAAAAAGCCGATGGTGGCCAGCCACACGAGCTGCGCCGCGCTCTTTCCGCACATCCGCTCGAAGCCGGACGAGGTCATCCGCGCCATCTGCGACACCGGGGGCTACATCGGCATCGTGGCCGTGCCCGGCTTCCTCGGAGGCAGCGACGACCTCAACGCGATGCTCGACCACATCGATTACGTCGTCAGGACCTTCGGCGCCGAACACTGCGCGATCGGCATGGACTTCTGCGCCACCGCATCGACGTACCACTCGGAGCTGAAGAAGATGGGCAGGCTCCGGGAGCGCCGCCGATGGCGCTGGCTCTGGCAGCCCGGCCCGACGGGCAGCCCACCGGACCACGAGATGCCCGGCATGGCAAGCTGCTACTGGACGAACTGGCCCTACATCACCGTCGGACTCGTCCAGCGCGGCCACTCCGACGACGACATCCGCAAGATCATCGGCGGCAACGTGCTGCGCGTCGCGCGGGCCGTCTTCCCGAGCGATCGGATCGTCAAAGCCAACGGAAGAGCGGGCGAGCGATGCTGAACCCCAAGATCGAGAAGGCCCGACAGGCGGCGCTGGATGTTCTGAAGCCCTCGGCAAAGGACCTGGAGCACGGCCTGGCGCTGCACGGCGAGTCGCTCGTGATCGAGTCCTACGGCCTGCCGCCGCGGGCCGCCCCGGACGCCGATGCGCTCAACGCGCTCGTCGAGGCCGGAGCGTCGCCGGGTGAGGTCAGCGCCGAAATGACGGACATGATCCTGACGCGCATGGTCACGGACGCCCGCCAGCGGGCGGAATACGCCGAGGCGTGGGAGGCGGCCGGCGTCACCTGCATGCTCACCATGGCCGGACAGGAGTGCCAGTCGCCGCTGCGCCTGCTCCACTGCCTGGCCCACATGACCTTCGCCGCCGACACGAGCGGCGTCGTGGAGCGCGCGCCGAGACCCGAGGACATCCTCGCCGCTCACCGGGACGGCCGCCGGTGCTTCTACATGACGGCCAACGGCGTGCCGCTCACGCAGCGCTGGGAATCGGTCGAGGAGGAACTGACCTACATCCGCGTCTTCTTCGAACTCGGCGTGCGCATGATGCACCTGACCTACCAGCGGCGCAACATGATCGGCGACGGCGCCGGCGAACCGAGCAACGGAGGCCTGAGCGACTTCGGCCGGGCCGTCGTCGCGGAGATGAACCGCGTCGGCGTCATCGTCGACGTCGCACACTCCGGCTGGCAGACGGCCCTGGAGGCCGCGCGGGCCAGCGAGAAGCCCATGGTGGCCAGCCACACGAGTTGCGCCGCGCTCTTTCCCCACGTGCGCGCCAAGCCGGACGAGGTCATCCGCGCCATCTGCGACACGGGCGGCTACATCGGCATCTACGCCGTACCCGGCTTCCTCGGCGGCAGCGACGACCTTGCCGCCATGCTCGACCACATCGACTACGCGGTCAAGACTTTCGGAGCGGACCACGTCGCCATCGGCATGGACTGCTGCGCCACCGCGTCGGACTACCACACGGAGCTCCGGAAGATCGCCTCGCCGAAGTCACGCCGGGGCTGGCGCTCCCTCTGGCAGGCCGGCCCGACGGGCAGCGCGCCGTCGCACGACCTGCCGGGCAACGCAGGCTGCCAGTGGACCAACTGGCCGTACATCACCGTCGGGCTGGTCCAGCGCGGCCATTCCGACGACGACATCCGCAAGATCATCGGCGGCAACGTGCTGCGCGTCGCGCGGGCCGTCTTCCCGAGCGACCGGATCGTCAAGGCGTAGATTGCTGGAGGCGTGCTATGCAGGTGGACAGAGAGCGGCTCTGGGAGCATGAGAAGGTCCTGTGTGTGGAGATCGGCCCCCGATTGAGCGGCACGCCCGCCGACGAGCGGACGGTCGAGTACATCGCCGCGCACTTCAAGCGGTGCGGGGCCGAAGTGGAGGTTCAGGATTACGATTGCCCGGGTTGGGAGCACGAGGGCACGGAGTTGACGCTGCTGGCCGAGGGCGGGCCGCAGGCTCTCCCGGCGTTTGCGCAGACGTTCTCGGAAGCGTGCGACGTCGAGGCCGAACTGGCCGTCGTCGGCACCCGCCACGAGTTGGAGTTCCGCCCCGACCTCGAAGGCAAGGTCATCGTGCTCGAAGGCGAGGTGGGCGGCCCGCAGGCGGCGAACCGCAACTCGACGCTCCTCGCCGTCGAGGAGCGCAAGCCGCTCGCCATCATCGTCGTCGACCAGATCGACGACGTCTCGACCAAGCTGCTGCGCGACCCGTTCCTGCGCGTGCCCGGCGCCGCCGTGGGGCCGTCGGTCGGCGCCGTACTCAAGCGGAACGCGGGCCGCCTCGCGCGGCTGCGCATCCGGGCGCGCCGCTACGATTCGACCAGCCACAACGTGATCGGCCACCTGCCGGGCTCCGAGCCGGGCCGCATCGTCATCGGCGCGCACTACGACACGGCGGCCGAGTCGCCCGGCGCCGGCGACGACGGCGGCGGCACGGCGGCCGTCCTGGAGCTTTGCGAAGTCTTCTCCGGCGCGCGGGAACGCCGCCTGGGCATCGACTTCATCGCGTTCGGCGCGGAGGAGTACGGGCGCCACCTGCGCGCGCTCGGCAGCGTGGAGTACGTCCGCCGCCACTGGGCCGAGGTGCTGCAGACGCAGGCGATGCTCCAGGCCGACGGCATCGGCATCGCCGGCGCCGGCATCAGCGCGCACGTCATGGGCTGGCACCCGGCGCAGGCAGAGCAGATCCTGCGCATTCTGGCCCAGATCCCCGACTGCGCAGCCGACCAGAAGCCGGAGACGGGCTCCGACCACGTGCCGTTCTACCTGCACAACGTCCCGGCCATCCTCTTCGGCTGCGTCCGGCGCGGGCTGCCCATCCACTCGGCGGCCGACACGATCGACAAGATGGGCCGCGACGACCTGGCCGCCGCGGCGCAGGCCATCGGCGCCGTCGCCGAGCACCTGACCCGCACGCTGCGAGACTGAATGGAATGGACTCCACCGCGGAGGACGCAGAGGCCTGCCCGCCGGGGTGGGACGCAGAGAATGGAGTGCCCCGCGCCGTTTCTGGGCCTGTGCGTCCTCTGCGGTGATCTTGGGTTCGTCCTGACTGAAGAGGAAGGAAGACGATGAACGCCGTCCCGATCACGTCGGAATACGTCGCTGGCGCCGTCTCGCTCGAACAGGGCGACGGCTGGATCAGGCCCTGGCGGCTCGTCCACGCGGAAAAGGAACTCTTCTACCCCGAGGACGGGCTGACGTTCAACGCCGGCAAGACGCCGGGCGTGCGCGTGCGCTTCAAGACGAGCGCCCCCGCCGTGACGCTGCACGTCGAGCCGGGCGAGGGCGTGCGCCCCTTCGACCTGACCCACGGTGCCGACCTGCTCCAGACCGTCCGCCTGCCCGCCGGGCAGGGGGCCGTCGAGTTCACGGGCCTGGGCAATCGGCCCCGCGCCTTCGAGATATGGCTGCCGCAGGACCACCCCGTCGCGCTGCGCAGCATCGGCGTGCCGGACGGCAAGACGATCCAGCCGGCGGCGGCCGACCGGCGCCCGCGCTGGATCGCGTACGGAAGCTCCATCACGCAGTGCGCCGGCGCGCACAGCCCGTCCCGCACCTGGCCGGCCACGACGGCGCGGCTGCTCGGCCTCAATCTCACCTCGCTCGGTTACGGCGGGCAGTGCCACTGCGATCCCATCGTGGCGATGATGATGCGCGACCTGCCGGCCGACGTCATCACGATGAAGCTGGGCATCAACATCATGGGCGCCAGCTCGCTCGCCGTGCGTTCCTACCAGCCGGCCGTGATCGGCACGGTGCGCACCGTGCGGCAGAAGCACCCGACGACGCCCATCGGCATCATCACCAGCATCATCTCGCCGCCGCGCGAGACGAAGCCGAACTCCGTCGGCATGACGCTCACGCTCTTCCGCGAGCACACGACGGAGGCGGTGCGCCGGCTGCGCGACTGCGGCGACGAGCACGTGCACCTCTTCAGCGGGCTGGACCTCTTCGGAGAAGGCGACCTGTCGCACCTGCCGGACGCCCTGCACCCGGACGGCGATGGCTACGAGCTGATGGGCCGGCGTGCGGCGGAGACGTTCCTGCCGGCGCTCCTCGCCGACCGGCCGTAGCGGCCGGCGGCTTCAGGCGGAGACCGATGCCGATGGCGAGGCCCCGAGGACGGGGCTCAACGAGCCCGCAGGCAACGCCCCCCCGGGGTGCGCGGGCGGTTCAGAAAGCGGGCGTGGCACCCTGTGTGAGGATGCGCAGGGCCGAGGAAAGGCCGTCGACGGTCGCCTCGCCCAGGATCACGGCGATGAAGAAGTAGCGTGCCGAACGCAGGGTGCGCCCGCCGGTGAACTTCATGATGGACACCTTGGTGACCCAGCCGAGGAAGAACGGCAGCCAGAGCCGGTGGGCGTTCCAACTGCTGCAGGTCAGCAGGCCCAGCCCATGGATGGGCCACCAGTAGAAGCGTGCCCGCAGGAACATCAGCACGCTCATGGCGCCCGCGCCGATGGCCAGCGGGCCCCAGTAGAGCTTGTCGTACTGCCCCGCGCCCCGGATGATGTTCTCGGCGGCGGCGAAACGCCACTGCGGCTCGCGCACCGCCGCCCACGAATCGACCATGTTCAGCCCGCCCATCGAGTAGGCCGTGCTCAGCAGCCCGTAGGTCGAGCAGGCCATCGCCACCAGGAACGCCAGCACCAGGGCCGGCAGGAGCAGACGACGCCGGTTCTTCGGGAAGACCTCCGCGATCCGGAACGCGTTGATGGCCATCGGCGCCAGGTAGCCGGAACTGCCGGAGACGAAGAGCGTGTCCTGCAGCGACGTGATCACCGCACCCGGGGCCGTCATCCCATACCCGCCGCTCAGGCCGTGGACCATGCGGGGGAGCTGCCAGATGGTGCGCCCGCTGTAGAGGCCGGCCTGCGCCACCATGCGGGCGTACACGATGCACCAGCACATGATCATCGAGAGGCTCAGGGCCGTCCACAGCCAGCTCATGCCCAGCCACAGGTACCACGCCACGCACCCGGCCAGGGACAGAATCAGTCCCCATGCCCCCAGGCGGTAGGACACGGGCTCCTCGCAGTCGTCGGCACTGCGTATCCCGAACGCCTTCAGGAAGACGGCCGCCAGATGCCGCCGGGCCATGACCAGCAGGCCGACGGTGAACGCAATGTAGGCGCCGGCCTGCTGCCAGCCCA contains:
- a CDS encoding dipeptidase, whose protein sequence is MALALAARPDGQPTGPRDARHGKLLLDELALHHRRTRPARPLRRRHPQDHRRQRAARRAGRLPERSDRQSQRKSGRAMLNPKIEKARQAALDVLKPSAKDLEHGLALHGESLVIESYGLPPRAAPDADALNALVEAGASPGEVSAEMTDMILTRMVTDARQRAEYAEAWEAAGVTCMLTMAGQECQSPLRLLHCLAHMTFAADTSGVVERAPRPEDILAAHRDGRRCFYMTANGVPLTQRWESVEEELTYIRVFFELGVRMMHLTYQRRNMIGDGAGEPSNGGLSDFGRAVVAEMNRVGVIVDVAHSGWQTALEAARASEKPMVASHTSCAALFPHVRAKPDEVIRAICDTGGYIGIYAVPGFLGGSDDLAAMLDHIDYAVKTFGADHVAIGMDCCATASDYHTELRKIASPKSRRGWRSLWQAGPTGSAPSHDLPGNAGCQWTNWPYITVGLVQRGHSDDDIRKIIGGNVLRVARAVFPSDRIVKA
- a CDS encoding Zn-dependent exopeptidase M28 — translated: MQVDRERLWEHEKVLCVEIGPRLSGTPADERTVEYIAAHFKRCGAEVEVQDYDCPGWEHEGTELTLLAEGGPQALPAFAQTFSEACDVEAELAVVGTRHELEFRPDLEGKVIVLEGEVGGPQAANRNSTLLAVEERKPLAIIVVDQIDDVSTKLLRDPFLRVPGAAVGPSVGAVLKRNAGRLARLRIRARRYDSTSHNVIGHLPGSEPGRIVIGAHYDTAAESPGAGDDGGGTAAVLELCEVFSGARERRLGIDFIAFGAEEYGRHLRALGSVEYVRRHWAEVLQTQAMLQADGIGIAGAGISAHVMGWHPAQAEQILRILAQIPDCAADQKPETGSDHVPFYLHNVPAILFGCVRRGLPIHSAADTIDKMGRDDLAAAAQAIGAVAEHLTRTLRD
- a CDS encoding GDSL family lipase → MNAVPITSEYVAGAVSLEQGDGWIRPWRLVHAEKELFYPEDGLTFNAGKTPGVRVRFKTSAPAVTLHVEPGEGVRPFDLTHGADLLQTVRLPAGQGAVEFTGLGNRPRAFEIWLPQDHPVALRSIGVPDGKTIQPAAADRRPRWIAYGSSITQCAGAHSPSRTWPATTARLLGLNLTSLGYGGQCHCDPIVAMMMRDLPADVITMKLGINIMGASSLAVRSYQPAVIGTVRTVRQKHPTTPIGIITSIISPPRETKPNSVGMTLTLFREHTTEAVRRLRDCGDEHVHLFSGLDLFGEGDLSHLPDALHPDGDGYELMGRRAAETFLPALLADRP